One window of Leptotrichia sp. oral taxon 498 genomic DNA carries:
- the cas2 gene encoding CRISPR-associated endonuclease Cas2 → MMTWLIYDITDDRNRREIIRIAQKHGLYRVQKSVFLGNIEKDEVDEIIVETKKAIDLREDSVYIFPVCEADYKKATLLGLSFEQDIVKDEKPVLFF, encoded by the coding sequence ATGATGACTTGGTTGATATACGATATAACAGATGATAGAAATAGAAGAGAAATTATTAGAATAGCACAAAAGCATGGATTATACAGGGTTCAGAAGTCGGTATTTCTAGGAAATATAGAAAAAGATGAAGTTGATGAAATTATAGTGGAAACAAAAAAAGCAATTGATTTACGAGAAGATTCAGTATATATTTTCCCAGTTTGTGAAGCAGATTATAAAAAGGCAACATTACTGGGATTATCTTTTGAACAAGATATCGTTAAAGATGAGAAGCCAGTACTATTTTTTTAA
- a CDS encoding 4Fe-4S single cluster domain-containing protein: MKVKIASIKKNRYEDGPGIRTTIFFQGCNVKCRGCHNERIQDIRYGKEYEVRDLCEEILSYNLPVKKITISGGEPMMQKEALEEFIDEMHKKNFEIALYTSYDLEEVPKNILEKLKYLKVGKYIDTLRIQEKFYGSSNQKFYSLEKGEIVNES; the protein is encoded by the coding sequence ATGAAAGTAAAAATTGCATCAATTAAGAAAAACAGATATGAAGATGGGCCTGGAATTAGAACAACAATATTTTTTCAAGGTTGTAATGTAAAATGTAGAGGTTGTCACAATGAAAGAATACAAGATATACGATATGGAAAAGAGTATGAAGTGAGAGATTTATGTGAAGAAATATTATCGTATAACTTGCCAGTAAAAAAAATTACTATTTCAGGTGGAGAACCTATGATGCAAAAAGAAGCCTTAGAAGAATTTATTGATGAAATGCACAAGAAAAATTTTGAAATTGCACTTTATACTTCATATGACTTAGAGGAAGTTCCAAAAAACATTTTAGAAAAATTAAAGTATTTAAAAGTTGGAAAATATATAGATACATTGAGAATACAAGAAAAGTTTTATGGATCAAGTAACCAAAAATTTTATTCATTGGAAAAAGGAGAGATTGTAAATGAGAGTTAA
- the nrdD gene encoding anaerobic ribonucleoside-triphosphate reductase, which translates to MRVNQANANTNAAYRILKNEEFKNQLHEERWIHIHDKEYTGVSYNCIGIELREKLNQLKENLEEMEIDDALDCIFQVIVNLTNDQSGGIGFINIDSDLAEFVQEVSEEKLITKIRRLYQKLNLPLRNGYEKAYVSFNLGLDTSENGRKVTRCFLKAFEYGEILNGLPFVFPNIIFKLKKGINFDSDDKNYDLFSLATKVTGKRMNPTYFNCDSVLVKDINEKKVGIMGCRTLVAKNVNGEEGALKRGNIASISINLPKIARESTNLNNFYKKLSEICEESKDILIQKYKALCKLEIDNFRYILENNFYENSEEAINNNDMEKSFKNGTLSIGFIGLAECVSYLVKKEISLDMIENNLELSREILRFMRKMTDKWTKKYNLNFSVLATPGEGISGRFCEDEETKEFYTNSFHIPVYLELDAFKKLELESNFVEYCNGGSISYIEFSTPVLNNSEAIMDVVKFGISKGINYLGINFPLDYCESCKTTGIFEEKCSCCGSIEIKKLRRVSGYLSYKETLKGGKKAEEKVRKSHLK; encoded by the coding sequence ATGAGAGTTAATCAAGCAAATGCAAATACAAATGCAGCATATAGAATTTTGAAAAATGAAGAATTTAAAAATCAATTGCACGAAGAAAGATGGATTCATATTCATGATAAAGAGTATACAGGGGTTTCATATAATTGCATTGGGATTGAATTAAGAGAAAAATTAAACCAACTGAAAGAAAATTTAGAAGAAATGGAAATTGATGATGCATTAGATTGTATTTTTCAAGTAATTGTAAATTTAACAAATGACCAATCAGGTGGAATAGGGTTTATTAATATTGACAGTGATTTGGCGGAATTTGTACAAGAAGTTTCAGAAGAAAAATTAATAACAAAAATTAGAAGATTATACCAAAAGTTGAATTTACCATTGAGAAATGGGTATGAAAAGGCGTATGTCTCATTTAATTTAGGATTAGATACTAGTGAAAATGGGAGAAAAGTAACTAGATGTTTTTTAAAGGCTTTTGAATATGGTGAAATATTAAATGGATTACCTTTTGTTTTTCCAAATATAATTTTCAAATTAAAAAAAGGTATTAATTTTGATTCGGATGACAAAAACTATGATTTATTTTCATTAGCAACTAAAGTGACAGGAAAAAGAATGAATCCAACATATTTTAATTGTGATAGCGTTTTAGTAAAAGATATTAATGAGAAAAAAGTTGGAATAATGGGGTGCAGAACATTAGTTGCAAAAAATGTAAATGGAGAAGAAGGAGCATTAAAAAGAGGGAACATTGCATCAATTTCAATAAATTTACCAAAAATAGCAAGAGAAAGTACAAATTTAAATAATTTTTATAAAAAATTGAGTGAAATCTGTGAAGAATCAAAAGATATCTTAATTCAAAAATATAAGGCATTGTGCAAATTAGAAATTGATAATTTTAGATATATTTTAGAAAATAATTTTTATGAAAATTCTGAAGAGGCAATAAACAATAATGATATGGAAAAAAGTTTTAAAAATGGTACACTTTCAATTGGATTTATTGGATTGGCTGAATGCGTAAGTTATTTAGTAAAAAAAGAAATATCTTTAGATATGATAGAAAATAATTTAGAATTGTCGAGAGAAATATTAAGATTTATGAGAAAAATGACGGATAAATGGACTAAAAAGTATAATTTGAATTTTTCAGTTTTGGCAACTCCTGGCGAAGGAATTAGTGGGAGATTTTGTGAAGATGAAGAAACTAAGGAATTTTATACAAATTCGTTTCATATACCAGTTTATCTTGAATTAGATGCATTTAAAAAATTAGAATTAGAATCAAATTTTGTTGAATATTGTAATGGAGGTTCAATTTCTTACATCGAATTTTCAACGCCTGTGTTAAATAATAGTGAAGCGATTATGGATGTTGTTAAATTTGGAATTTCAAAAGGTATAAATTATTTAGGAATAAATTTCCCGTTAGATTATTGTGAAAGTTGTAAAACTACTGGAATATTTGAAGAAAAATGCAGTTGTTGCGGAAGTATTGAAATAAAAAAATTAAGAAGAGTTTCTGGCTATTTATCATATAAAGAAACATTAAAAGGTGGAAAAAAAGCAGAGGAAAAAGTTAGAAAATCTCATTTGAAATAG
- the csx20 gene encoding CRISPR-associated protein Csx20, translated as MERKALLLFSHQLTENQEKELVENFKVKKIISLSSELQKMWSNVSIKENYKENLEKIKKYIEENFNENDVMLVQGNWGYTYNIVKWSIEKKLVPVYSYTERNVEEIKDGENVKKISYFKHVKFIEYE; from the coding sequence ATGGAGAGAAAAGCACTTTTACTATTTTCACATCAGTTGACGGAAAACCAAGAAAAAGAATTGGTAGAAAATTTTAAGGTAAAAAAAATAATAAGTTTGTCTAGTGAATTACAAAAAATGTGGTCAAATGTATCAATTAAGGAAAATTATAAAGAAAATCTTGAAAAAATAAAAAAATATATTGAAGAAAATTTTAATGAAAATGATGTGATGTTGGTTCAAGGCAATTGGGGATATACATATAATATCGTTAAATGGTCGATAGAAAAGAAATTGGTTCCTGTGTATAGTTATACTGAAAGAAATGTTGAAGAAATAAAAGATGGGGAAAATGTGAAGAAGATTAGTTATTTTAAACATGTGAAGTTTATTGAGTATGAGTAG
- a CDS encoding EcsC family protein translates to MLEREMMNLLDVCYDKALQGVLPVEKSIEELAEDYLAKTNSREKAIDKLIGYQTVLCGTNGFITGLGGLLVLPVAISANVAGVIYVQLRMIAAIAHINGYDIYSDQVRTIAYACLTGSSAANILKNVGIKISEKMAVNALKKVPGAILIKINQQVGFRLVTKFGQKGLVNVIKMMPLVGGVVGGVFDTGMTLTIGNIAKKVFSE, encoded by the coding sequence ATGTTAGAAAGAGAAATGATGAATTTGTTGGATGTGTGTTATGATAAGGCTTTACAAGGTGTATTGCCAGTAGAAAAATCAATTGAAGAATTAGCAGAAGATTATTTAGCAAAAACTAACAGTAGAGAAAAAGCAATAGACAAGTTAATAGGATATCAAACAGTATTGTGTGGAACAAATGGATTTATAACAGGATTAGGTGGATTATTAGTATTACCAGTAGCAATATCAGCAAATGTAGCAGGTGTGATTTATGTACAATTAAGAATGATAGCAGCAATAGCACACATAAATGGGTATGATATTTACAGCGATCAAGTAAGAACAATAGCTTATGCATGTTTAACAGGAAGTTCAGCAGCAAATATATTAAAAAATGTGGGAATAAAAATTAGTGAAAAAATGGCAGTTAATGCGTTAAAAAAAGTTCCAGGAGCAATATTGATAAAAATAAATCAACAAGTTGGATTCAGATTAGTTACAAAATTTGGACAAAAAGGTTTGGTGAATGTCATAAAAATGATGCCATTAGTAGGCGGAGTAGTAGGTGGAGTATTTGACACAGGGATGACATTAACAATAGGGAATATAGCAAAAAAAGTATTTTCGGAATAG
- a CDS encoding CRISPR-associated protein Cas4 yields the protein MEVIKSQKISIFEVLDYIFCPRIIYYENVLKMFGEKKEDSNKEEEERVKGKNRINRKWIWDRLKLKKQSIEKMMNSNQENILYWYNREFNKELSSERYHFYGKLDDILLLEDETIVPVYYYNAKYTAREENRYKYIVAMFLILIEEEYKIKSQKGYILFLDGLSLKKIECTNKDLEKVKESAAEVLKIIETERYPIEAEGGTKCRDCYYKKICGR from the coding sequence ATGGAAGTTATTAAATCTCAAAAAATATCAATATTTGAAGTTTTGGACTATATTTTTTGTCCTAGAATAATATATTATGAAAATGTGCTAAAAATGTTTGGAGAAAAAAAGGAAGATTCTAACAAGGAAGAAGAAGAAAGAGTGAAAGGAAAAAATCGTATAAATAGGAAATGGATATGGGATAGACTAAAATTAAAAAAACAAAGTATAGAAAAAATGATGAATTCAAATCAAGAAAACATATTATACTGGTATAATAGAGAATTTAACAAAGAATTGTCTTCAGAAAGATATCATTTTTATGGAAAATTAGACGACATACTTCTTTTAGAAGACGAAACAATAGTTCCAGTTTATTACTACAATGCTAAATATACAGCAAGAGAAGAAAATAGATACAAATATATAGTAGCCATGTTTTTAATATTAATTGAAGAAGAGTATAAAATTAAATCTCAAAAAGGGTATATTTTGTTTTTGGATGGTTTATCATTAAAGAAAATAGAATGTACAAATAAAGATTTGGAAAAAGTAAAAGAAAGTGCTGCTGAAGTATTAAAAATAATTGAAACTGAGCGATACCCGATAGAAGCAGAAGGCGGTACAAAATGCCGAGATTGTTATTACAAAAAAATTTGTGGAAGATAG
- a CDS encoding TM1812 family CRISPR-associated protein, whose product MENNILIMSLSNNLEKNIEKAKKNKKEYRWENKKYDLEKYEYLTKVYLEELKPNKIIVFGTDQSSWNYLYNLLNEYFYSEKEDVVFLEEQKNDVEYIRKVFKERFPDKCKIFFIESKNKFDNENIVSDLVFQIEEIKNILDEQSRSKVYVDITGGLRIMYMSLVSIINILKMYYSQLNLKVLYSQNDINTDYFQIIDITNVLEKLDFVDAVSSFTKYGSIAKLRDIIQNEALLNKLEELYIKLQFNLKNIDDTYKTLTEIKGKNENEKILKERVKKLKTLKNEKYHNKVKNYGLEIVNKYESDNIKYKNLKDKRNKIVHPLNKLGEYITNITNNKNLHKKRILIWNLGSGESGKGYKEVLYSYSDNEKSADIITRYTFESYLEDYNQIYIFGLETGKWDILTEDFKNKGIMLPNDKIKYVQIDNFGDIDELNLKIENEIKIKKQEIIEIDMDITHSFRNIPFNLLTSLRLFELLNDNIVLRSIYYGERILNSEYGSIYKIPILEIINLYKSIVEFKDYTKYTNFLENTKMIDEKLLKIMRKISEAYTYNEYRKIIEISKEFEKVNNKELDLINKKIYEIIEVKLIKNETYEELMKFVKNQKNSKNYALASFFLIDIYKYKIFKIDSKEKSETFYKKIEKLKNKYVDNKLKKLIDCLNKLNNIRNYAGHINIREEVNLINFSDSLEKAIKIMNKLTLKDIEKYEKEYEAIE is encoded by the coding sequence ATGGAAAATAATATTTTAATAATGTCTTTATCAAATAATCTTGAAAAAAATATAGAAAAAGCAAAAAAAAATAAAAAAGAATACAGATGGGAAAATAAAAAATATGATTTGGAAAAATATGAGTATTTGACAAAAGTATATTTAGAAGAATTAAAACCTAATAAAATAATAGTTTTTGGAACAGATCAAAGTAGTTGGAATTATTTATATAATTTATTAAACGAGTATTTTTATTCTGAAAAAGAAGATGTTGTTTTTCTAGAAGAACAAAAAAATGATGTTGAATATATAAGAAAAGTTTTTAAAGAAAGATTTCCAGATAAATGTAAAATATTTTTTATAGAAAGTAAAAATAAATTTGATAACGAAAATATTGTTTCAGATTTAGTTTTTCAAATAGAAGAGATAAAAAATATATTAGATGAACAAAGCAGAAGCAAAGTTTATGTTGATATAACTGGTGGTCTTAGAATAATGTATATGTCATTAGTTTCAATCATCAATATTTTAAAAATGTACTATAGTCAATTGAATTTAAAAGTACTGTATTCCCAAAATGACATAAATACAGATTATTTCCAAATAATAGATATAACAAATGTGCTAGAAAAATTGGATTTTGTAGACGCTGTTAGTTCTTTTACAAAATATGGAAGCATTGCTAAATTGCGAGATATCATTCAAAATGAAGCTTTATTGAATAAACTAGAAGAATTGTATATAAAGTTACAATTTAATTTAAAAAATATAGATGACACTTATAAAACTTTGACAGAAATAAAGGGAAAAAATGAAAATGAAAAAATTTTAAAAGAAAGAGTTAAAAAATTAAAAACATTAAAAAATGAGAAATACCATAATAAAGTAAAAAATTATGGTTTAGAAATAGTAAATAAGTATGAAAGTGATAATATAAAATATAAAAATTTAAAAGATAAAAGAAATAAAATTGTTCACCCACTAAATAAATTAGGGGAATATATAACAAATATTACTAATAATAAAAATTTACACAAAAAAAGAATTTTAATTTGGAATTTAGGATCAGGCGAATCAGGAAAAGGATACAAAGAAGTATTATATTCTTATTCAGATAACGAAAAATCAGCCGACATAATAACACGTTATACATTTGAGTCTTATCTAGAGGATTATAATCAAATTTATATTTTTGGACTTGAAACAGGGAAATGGGATATTTTAACAGAAGATTTTAAAAATAAAGGTATAATGTTACCAAACGATAAAATAAAATATGTTCAAATTGATAATTTCGGAGATATAGATGAATTGAATCTAAAGATAGAAAATGAAATAAAGATAAAAAAACAAGAAATAATAGAAATAGATATGGATATTACTCATTCATTTAGAAATATTCCGTTTAATTTGTTGACTTCCTTGAGATTGTTTGAATTGTTAAATGATAATATTGTACTTCGTTCGATTTATTATGGAGAAAGAATATTAAACTCTGAATATGGAAGTATTTATAAAATACCAATTTTAGAAATAATTAATTTGTATAAATCAATAGTAGAATTTAAAGATTATACGAAGTATACAAATTTTTTAGAAAATACTAAAATGATAGATGAAAAATTATTAAAAATTATGAGAAAAATTTCAGAAGCATATACATATAATGAATATAGAAAGATTATAGAAATATCTAAAGAATTTGAAAAAGTAAATAATAAAGAATTAGATTTAATAAATAAAAAAATATATGAAATTATAGAAGTAAAATTAATAAAAAATGAAACATATGAAGAATTAATGAAATTTGTAAAAAATCAGAAAAATTCTAAAAATTATGCATTGGCGTCATTTTTCTTAATAGATATTTACAAATATAAAATTTTTAAAATTGATTCAAAAGAAAAAAGCGAAACTTTTTATAAAAAAATAGAAAAGTTGAAAAATAAATATGTAGATAATAAATTAAAAAAATTAATTGATTGTTTAAATAAATTAAATAATATAAGAAATTATGCAGGACATATTAATATTAGAGAGGAAGTAAATCTAATTAATTTTTCAGATTCATTAGAAAAAGCAATTAAAATTATGAATAAATTAACTTTAAAAGATATTGAAAAATATGAGAAAGAATACGAAGCAATAGAATAA
- the cas1 gene encoding CRISPR-associated endonuclease Cas1: MELYITDLGTVVKKRDDLFEITTSEKKVAVAPQKIKSLVLSKGIFLTTDVIKLAVDNNIDIVIVDDFGNPYGRFWQSKFGSTANIRRKQLEIFGTQKGIELAKQILIQKIKNCTEHLEDLKIKREAKKAFLDKQIKEMKRYIYQIKLVEGNVSEKRGTLMGYEGNAAKIYYQTLSELIPEGFKFEKRSMHPAEDEFNAMLNYAFGILYSKVEKACIIAGLDPYVGIIHTDNYGKKSLVFDLIESYRHLASRTVFSLFTQKRVQKYFFKREGNSVMLVGDGKKVLVESFYNRLEKKVRYNNRNISSLDKLQFECHELANFLISK, from the coding sequence ATGGAACTATATATAACAGATTTAGGGACAGTGGTAAAAAAGAGAGATGATTTGTTTGAGATAACTACGAGTGAGAAGAAAGTGGCAGTGGCTCCACAAAAGATAAAATCATTAGTGCTATCTAAAGGGATATTTTTGACAACAGATGTAATAAAATTAGCAGTGGATAATAATATTGATATAGTGATTGTTGATGATTTTGGAAATCCTTATGGAAGATTTTGGCAAAGTAAATTTGGTTCAACAGCTAATATTAGAAGAAAACAGTTGGAAATATTTGGGACTCAAAAGGGAATTGAATTGGCAAAACAAATATTGATACAAAAAATTAAAAATTGTACAGAACATTTGGAAGATTTGAAGATAAAAAGAGAAGCGAAAAAAGCATTTTTGGATAAACAAATAAAAGAAATGAAAAGATATATTTATCAAATAAAATTAGTAGAAGGAAATGTTAGTGAAAAAAGAGGAACTTTGATGGGGTACGAAGGGAATGCAGCAAAAATATATTATCAAACATTGTCGGAATTGATACCAGAAGGATTTAAATTTGAAAAAAGAAGTATGCACCCTGCGGAAGATGAATTTAATGCAATGTTAAACTATGCTTTTGGAATACTGTACAGTAAAGTTGAAAAAGCTTGTATAATTGCGGGACTGGATCCTTATGTTGGAATAATTCATACAGATAATTATGGGAAAAAATCGCTTGTTTTTGATTTAATAGAAAGTTACAGACATTTGGCTAGTAGAACAGTATTTTCACTTTTTACACAAAAAAGAGTTCAAAAATATTTTTTCAAAAGAGAAGGAAATAGCGTTATGCTAGTAGGCGATGGAAAAAAAGTTTTGGTTGAGAGTTTTTATAACAGATTGGAAAAAAAGGTGCGTTACAATAACAGAAATATTTCGAGTTTAGATAAGTTACAGTTTGAATGTCATGAATTAGCAAATTTTTTGATATCAAAGTAA
- a CDS encoding Cas10/Cmr2 second palm domain-containing protein — MSEKDQTFKNQTFEDVLKENRVLVSIETVKIKDFIFSTNKLKLIRGASYLLDYMNQVEVPRILKKYGLEYNSKELVDEIYNINADKEFLEKVDEEIDKAIDKRILYIGAGNAKFLVDSEKTAEKICKEIKEIYKNLAPSAKVVAECYPMKENEKIWTAIDELAQKTAEKKSEGFPMLNIDLPFAMKCDLSGTEPAVVSLKNLEKDLKKIEIHRSGEGSDDDKQVEDTITAIRNVIKKDNMKISEESAVKIKYSNKMIKDDVNEIGFYSIIKKALNYDIHLNTEIDDYSVGDSFIGFVYSDGDGLGDFLKNVKKVYTTEEEYLKFMRKFSVILDRNTKYVLKEVIKKMYDAEKFVKKKTILKDGKPKYKIINGEKKIVEKSIIGEFLIVGGDDVCAVFPADLAIEISYEFQKEFEKKMNEFTKIENEKNEKKNPENITSSCGVVIAKNKTPMFQLFEQGLKLQKSAKAKRYQENKNREGKVRTGYIDFQVIGNEGNVNIKEYRKKWYDKFDKEDENKGKLHVSRRPYSIRGLEKEEYKDVSESIDKLIDQVKKLKTKNFPNTKIRYIYDLKKDDTKTDNEKIMESINILSKMSTEEIQVLNKLWGIKDKMNLSFENENKNEKFKEFFDNIFDVLEIYDFIQKDKSSSEKEDNNSGN; from the coding sequence ATGAGCGAAAAAGATCAAACATTTAAAAATCAAACATTTGAAGATGTATTAAAAGAAAATAGAGTTTTAGTAAGTATTGAAACTGTAAAAATAAAAGATTTTATTTTTTCAACAAATAAATTGAAATTAATTAGAGGAGCAAGTTATCTTTTGGATTATATGAATCAAGTCGAAGTGCCAAGAATATTGAAGAAATATGGATTAGAATATAATTCAAAAGAGCTTGTAGATGAGATTTATAATATTAATGCCGACAAGGAATTTTTAGAAAAAGTAGATGAAGAAATAGACAAGGCTATTGATAAAAGAATATTGTATATTGGAGCTGGAAATGCTAAATTTTTAGTTGATAGTGAAAAAACGGCTGAAAAGATATGTAAAGAGATAAAAGAAATATACAAAAATTTAGCTCCAAGTGCAAAAGTAGTTGCAGAGTGTTATCCAATGAAAGAAAATGAAAAAATATGGACTGCAATTGATGAATTAGCACAGAAAACTGCTGAGAAAAAAAGTGAAGGATTTCCTATGTTGAATATTGATTTGCCATTTGCTATGAAGTGTGACTTGTCAGGGACTGAACCAGCGGTTGTAAGTTTGAAGAATCTAGAAAAAGATTTAAAAAAAATAGAAATTCATAGAAGTGGGGAAGGTTCTGATGATGATAAACAGGTGGAAGATACTATAACTGCTATAAGAAATGTTATAAAAAAAGATAACATGAAAATTAGTGAAGAAAGTGCTGTAAAAATTAAGTATTCTAATAAAATGATAAAAGATGATGTGAATGAGATTGGATTTTATTCGATTATAAAAAAAGCTCTTAATTATGATATTCATTTAAATACAGAGATTGATGATTATTCAGTAGGAGATAGTTTTATTGGATTTGTGTATAGTGATGGAGATGGACTTGGAGATTTTTTGAAAAATGTAAAAAAAGTTTATACAACTGAAGAAGAATATTTAAAATTTATGAGAAAATTCAGTGTTATTTTGGATAGAAATACAAAATATGTATTAAAAGAAGTTATCAAAAAGATGTATGATGCTGAAAAATTTGTTAAGAAAAAAACAATTCTGAAAGATGGAAAACCGAAATATAAAATAATTAATGGAGAGAAAAAAATAGTTGAAAAATCTATAATTGGAGAATTTCTTATTGTTGGTGGAGATGATGTTTGTGCAGTATTTCCAGCAGATTTAGCAATAGAAATTTCATATGAATTTCAAAAAGAATTTGAAAAAAAGATGAACGAATTTACTAAAATTGAAAATGAAAAAAATGAAAAGAAAAATCCAGAAAATATAACTTCTTCTTGTGGAGTTGTAATTGCGAAAAATAAAACACCGATGTTTCAATTATTTGAACAAGGTCTTAAATTACAAAAATCTGCTAAAGCAAAAAGATATCAAGAAAATAAAAATAGAGAAGGGAAAGTGCGAACAGGATATATTGATTTTCAAGTGATTGGTAATGAAGGAAATGTAAATATAAAAGAATATAGAAAAAAATGGTATGATAAATTTGATAAAGAAGATGAAAATAAAGGGAAATTACATGTTTCTAGAAGACCTTATAGTATTAGAGGATTGGAAAAGGAAGAATATAAAGATGTGTCTGAAAGTATTGATAAACTTATTGACCAAGTAAAAAAATTGAAAACAAAGAATTTTCCAAACACAAAAATCAGATATATTTATGATTTGAAAAAGGATGATACTAAAACTGATAATGAAAAAATTATGGAATCAATAAATATTTTATCTAAAATGAGTACAGAGGAAATTCAAGTTTTAAATAAATTGTGGGGAATAAAAGATAAAATGAACTTAAGTTTTGAAAATGAAAATAAAAATGAAAAATTTAAAGAATTTTTTGATAATATTTTTGATGTATTGGAAATTTATGATTTTATTCAAAAGGATAAAAGCTCTTCAGAAAAGGAGGATAATAATAGTGGGAATTAA
- a CDS encoding GTPase family protein: protein MKRDLLKEFESIIMKQKLNENVKQKLLGNLLRLKKQKVNLMVTGATGCGKSSTINALFGVEVAKVGTSVDPETMDIERYELDNLVVWDTPGLGDGKEADNRHSKRMIDKLYEKDENGNLLIDLVLVILDGGSRDLGTSYELINNVIIPNLGKNKENRILVAINQADVAMKGKYWNEEENRPEDELEEFLDRKVESVKKRIKEATRIEVEPIYYSAGYKEEGYLQQKPYNLSKLLYYILQNTPEEKRVVYVQNLNQEEVMWKDNDDLKDYRKGILESILGAAVGVLAEGVANVVNGVANVVEGASDGISEGSDTGSDVGGAIGSIFGEVGETIGSAVGSVVGGVVGGVVGAVSSAVSSVCDTIGSFFSGWF from the coding sequence ATGAAACGTGACTTATTGAAAGAATTTGAAAGTATTATTATGAAACAAAAGTTGAATGAAAATGTGAAACAAAAATTGTTAGGTAATTTATTGAGATTGAAAAAACAGAAAGTTAATTTGATGGTTACAGGTGCAACAGGTTGTGGGAAAAGTAGTACGATAAATGCGTTATTTGGTGTAGAAGTGGCTAAAGTTGGAACAAGTGTGGATCCTGAAACAATGGATATTGAAAGATATGAGTTAGACAATTTAGTAGTATGGGATACTCCAGGATTAGGTGATGGAAAAGAAGCGGATAACAGACACAGTAAAAGAATGATTGATAAACTTTATGAAAAAGATGAAAATGGGAATTTGCTAATAGATTTAGTTTTGGTGATTTTAGATGGTGGTAGTAGAGATTTAGGAACATCGTATGAGTTAATAAATAATGTGATTATACCGAATTTAGGAAAAAATAAAGAAAATAGAATATTAGTGGCAATTAATCAAGCGGATGTAGCGATGAAGGGGAAATATTGGAACGAAGAAGAAAATAGGCCTGAGGATGAGCTAGAAGAATTTTTAGATAGAAAAGTAGAATCTGTAAAGAAAAGAATTAAAGAAGCGACAAGAATAGAAGTAGAACCAATATATTACAGTGCAGGATACAAAGAAGAAGGATATTTACAACAAAAACCGTACAACTTATCAAAATTATTATATTACATATTACAAAATACACCAGAAGAAAAAAGAGTAGTTTATGTGCAAAATTTGAATCAAGAAGAAGTAATGTGGAAAGATAATGATGATTTGAAAGATTATAGAAAAGGTATTTTGGAAAGTATTTTAGGAGCAGCAGTTGGAGTGTTAGCAGAAGGTGTGGCAAATGTGGTAAATGGAGTTGCAAATGTAGTTGAAGGTGCATCAGATGGGATTTCAGAAGGTAGTGATACAGGATCAGATGTTGGTGGAGCAATAGGTAGTATATTTGGAGAAGTTGGAGAAACAATAGGTTCAGCAGTGGGTTCAGTAGTTGGAGGAGTTGTTGGTGGAGTAGTAGGAGCAGTTAGTTCGGCAGTAAGTAGTGTGTGTGATACGATTGGAAGTTTCTTTAGTGGATGGTTTTAA